The nucleotide window TGCCTTAAGGCGCCAGGACAGACCGGCCTCCTCGGAATACATGAAATAGCCTTCGTCAAACAGCGGCCCCTGGCCCAAAACCTGCCGGGAGACCATCATGAAGGCCCCGGCCGGAATGTCAATGGCCAGCGGCCCTTCCCGGTAATAGGTTTTTTCCCAGCGGTTCCGGTAAAAGAACCGGTCCAGGTAAAAGGCGGTCAAAATATTTTCCGTTATGGAGGGGTAATTGATGATGGACGGCTGAAGACGGCCGGACCCGGTAAGCAGACGGCACCCGGCCAATCCGGCTTTGGGCGAGGCCTTAAGAAATTCCAAAACCGTTTTTACCGCTCCGGGGTTGACCATGGTATCCGGATTAAGCAGTAAGATATACCGGCCCCGGGATATTTTGTAACCCTGGTTGTTGGCCGCGGAAAATCCGCTGTTTTTTGGATTGGCAATGATCTTCACTTTGGGGAATTGATTTTTTACGGCTTCCGCGCTGCCGTCGGCGGAGGCATTGTCAACCACAATTATCTCGTGTTCAATATCCCGGCAGGAGTTGATCACGGAAGCGATGCATTCCGTAAGCAGCTGCCGGACGTTATAGCTGACGATGATCACTGATAGTTCAGGTGATGGCGTCATGTTTTTCCTTATATAACCGCCAAAAGTTAAGCACCGCCTCATCGGCCCAGCGATATTCTTCGTTAATATAATCCCGCAAAGCAGGATCATTTATCTTTTTCGTAAATCCCAGCAACTCTTCCCGGGTAAAGACGGGAGACCAGCTCTCACCCCTGAATAATTCGTTGCATATTTCAGACACATGGGCTGCGGTGTAAAAGGAGCCTATGGTGTATCTCAGCGTTATGTTGTGGTTGGCCGGGTTTTGGAAAAAACCCTTCAACGCCGGCTTGCTAAGGCAGCTGGCGGCTGGCTTCCAGGAACTGCCGGCCCGAAGACAGGACACCATCTCATCCTTGTCTTTTTCCCCGATCTCACCAACGGCATACCCGTTAGTAAGAAACGATTCGTTCATATTGTCGCAGGTATCATACCCCCGTCCGTTATGGGGATTATGTGCCGGGGACGGAGTGAAAGTCAAACCCATTTTTTTAATGAGTCCTGGCCTCACCAGCACGGAATACGAACCCATGGGCCTATGGGCAACCCCGGCGATATTGAACTTCCATTCCGGGCGGGGATGCAGGCTATAGGCCGCCAATTTTGGATCTTTTTCAAATAGTTCACAGGCGGCCGCTATCGGTCGGGAGGCGAACACAAAACAATCGTCGTCACTAAGCCAGACGAGTCCTGAGCTCGTAAAATGCCTGACGAAATAATCCAGTTTGTGGTAATGCCTGAAATTGATGAATCTCACAATCCGCACGCCGGGAAAATCCCCGGACTTAAGGTCGCCGCAGCAATCCACCATAATCACTTCATTGTCGTAACCGGCTTTTTTAAGTTCGGCAAACACCGGCAGCATCACATGATGCCAGATACGGGCCAATTGGGGAAACACCGTAAAGGTCAGGATGGTTATCTTGGCTCTGCTTTTCCGGCGGAACAGCGACTCCTGCAGAACGGAAAAGGTCCCCGGCAAAAGCCTGGGGAAGGTCAGCAGATCAAAGGCCTTATAGGCCAACCGATACTGCAGAAAGGACATCATACCGAATCTA belongs to bacterium and includes:
- a CDS encoding glycosyltransferase family 2 protein, which produces MTPSPELSVIIVSYNVRQLLTECIASVINSCRDIEHEIIVVDNASADGSAEAVKNQFPKVKIIANPKNSGFSAANNQGYKISRGRYILLLNPDTMVNPGAVKTVLEFLKASPKAGLAGCRLLTGSGRLQPSIINYPSITENILTAFYLDRFFYRNRWEKTYYREGPLAIDIPAGAFMMVSRQVLGQGPLFDEGYFMYSEEAGLSWRLKAKGFQNYYVPGVEIIHLGEQSTSPREVEMYRMLQASKLKFYYGHYSPAQAFFLSLSLWLVLVSRLLTSVPLLPFKGYGRLRLFWLTAIHFPPLWRRAAVKT